A single Numenius arquata chromosome 1, bNumArq3.hap1.1, whole genome shotgun sequence DNA region contains:
- the POGLUT1 gene encoding protein O-glucosyltransferase 1, translating to MGRVAVALWVLAVAVAEWRTELAAADAKWKTITEQIKKAVEVYEPCVKENCSCHQSVWKQDLAPFRGGISKEIMLDVVSRKLGTHYQIIKNKLYREQDCLFPARCSGVEHFLLGIINHLPDMEMVINVRDYPQVPKWMKPIIPVFSFSKTPEYNDIMYPAWTFWEGGPAVWPIYPTGLGRWDLMREDLRRSAEKWPWMKKISKGYFRGSRTSPERDPLILLSREDPELVDAEYTKNQAWKSEKDTLGKPPAKEIPLVDHCKYKYLFNFRGVAASFRLKHLFLCGSLVFHVGEEWLEFFYPQLKPWVHYIPVRSDLSNVRELLQFVKENDAIAQEISERGRQFITEHLQMEDVSCYWEHLLSEYSQALTYKVKRRKSYSEISSERLKTEL from the exons ATGCCAAGTGGAAAACGATAACGGAGCAAATTAAGAAAGCTGTGGAAGTCTATGAGCCATGTGTAAAGGAGAATTGCAGCTGCCACCAAAG TGTCTGGAAGCAGGACCTGGCTCCTTTTCGAGGTGGCATTTCCAAGGAGATTATGTTGGACGTGGTGAGCCGGAAGCTCGGGACACATTACCAAATCATTAAGAACAAATTGTACCGTGAGCAGGACTGCTTGTTCCCTGCAAG ATGCAGTGGAGTTGAGCACTTCCTTCTGGGGAtcatcaaccacctccctgacATGGAAATGGTGATCAATGTGCGAGACTACCCCCAGGTTCCCAAGTGGATGAAACCCATTATCCCAGTCTTCTCCTTCAGTAAG acacCCGAATACAATGATATCATGTATCCTGCCTGGACATTTTGGGAAGGAGGACCAGCTGTTTGGCCAATTTACCCTACAGGTTTAGGACGCTGGGACCTCATGAGAGAGGACCTCAGAAG ATCTGCAGAAAAATGGCCATGgatgaaaaaaatctctaaaggATATTTCCGAGGATCCAG aacAAGCCCTGAGAGAGATCCCCTCATTCTACTGTCCCGAGAAGACCCAGAACTTGTTGATGCTGAGTACACTAAAAACCAGGCTTGGAAATCTGAGAAG GACACCTTAGGGAAGCCTCCTGCAAAGGAAATTCCactggttgatcactgcaaatacAA GTATTTGTTTAATTTCCGGGGAGTGGCGGCCAGTTTCCGGTTGAAACACCTTTTCTTATGTGGTTCGCTCGTCTTTCAtgttggagaagagtggctggagttCTTCTACCCCCAGCTGAAGCCTTGGGTCCACTACATCCCCGTCCGATCAGACCTCTCTAACGTCAG ggAGCTGTTGCAATTTGTAAAGGAAAATGATGCCATAGCACAAGAAATTTCAGAGAG GGGACGCCAATTCATCACCGAGCACTTGCAGATGGAGGACGTCTCTTGCTACTGGGAGCATCTGCTGTCTGAATATTCCCAAGCCTTGACTTACAAAGTGAAAAGGAGGAAGAGCTACAGCGAGATCAGTTCTGAACGGCTGAAAACAGAACTGTAG